One Excalfactoria chinensis isolate bCotChi1 chromosome 19, bCotChi1.hap2, whole genome shotgun sequence genomic window carries:
- the POM121 gene encoding nuclear envelope pore membrane protein POM 121 isoform X2 — MAGPGPGSVRWGRRGAALAVLALAALGCLLLRGALLGAAALGAAGAWCAMRPGPAAPRPPAKAAANGGPAAPSGRFLKAAPRRSGSGPRAPPQAPRRRYPLPPPRSAVPGALPAACWDGAVRRSTVWARRACPTRSPVTVRIGRPGGPARSPVLERLLSPVALLPGASPDPCAKETVLNAIKESRKRAVEEEEEEEQVPGNDPDSKRRRHDSSGSGQSAFEPLVANGAPASLIPKPGSLKRGLASQCADDCSNKRSRTSSMSSLNNTYTGGIPSSLRNAIASSYSSSRGLTQLWKRSGVSVSPLSSPASSRPQTPEWPLKKAREEEPHRSNTSTPVKSDKELQTEKVVETPVRRKRGSLSPPAASGSSGKRKRKIQLLSSRRGDQLALPPPPQLGYSITSEDLDAEKAAALQWFNKVLEDKADPVPSTTAETTPVSRPLTFMVTTGTSSAPVSTAPVPVSSNSLLDSLKKMQSSQAAPVPADSTGAAAALQPSSSASQLPAPAVPLESSSLPVTSADIKPVPVLSTAALSVSPASGAQPVSSVAPSATTELGPTPSKPPSVLKPNILFGAPSTPPASQPAVTAAAAVPTTAPIFKPIFGALPKSESAAPATTVVSTAVTVSVSSAPSSAPATTTMFKPIFGSVTAASSPAKVSPFAFKPLSQPAPAAEVPAASTTTLAGFTALPNAVFTTAATTATTLNSSTDAGVKPVFSFGLNSPASTSTSLAVAATAATSTSQPFTFGGLSSSASSMAPTFAAPVFQFGKPAPATVSASTSVAGGPAFGQAPANSTAPTTTAGFSIFGGATLTSSAPATAGQPALTFGSSSSAFGSTFSTSVKPLPPYSASQPTFSAGTADSQLPTSKPATGPVGFAPPFSFGAPTAQSTAQPAFGSSAPPTFGTSSTQAAFGTTTSVFSFGTATSTTASFGSGTQTTSSSAGSAVFGTTPSPFTFGAAAQPGPSAGAFGLSTPALSGSSPAVPFSFGAGQSGAAAAGATPFGSSLTQSTLGAPSQSTPFAFTVPSTPDAKPVFGGTPAPTFGQSTPVPGAVGSGSSSLSFGMPSAPASAFPGVSTSFGPSSATFSIGAGSKTGARQRLQARRQHTRKK; from the exons ATGGCGGGCCCCGGGCCGGGCTCGGTGCGGtgggggcggcgcggcgcggcgctgGCGGTGCTGGCGCTGGCCgccctgggctgcctgctgctgcgGGGCGCGCTGCTCGGCGCGGCGGCGCTGGGCGCGGCGGGGGCCTGGTGCGCCATgaggcccggcccggccgcgcCGCGCCCGCCCGCCAAAGCCGCCGCTAACGGAGGCCCGGCCGCCCCCTCGGGCCGCTTCCTGAAGGCCGCTCCGCGCCGCTCGGGATCGGGGCCGCG CGCTCCGCCGCAGGCCCCGCGCCGCCGTTACCCGCTGCCGCCGCCCCGGAGCGCCGTGCCGGGCGCGCTGCCCGCCGCCTGCTGGGACGGAGCTGTCCGGAGAAGCACCGTCTGGGCGCGCCGCGCCTGCCCGACCCGCAGCCCCGTTACCGTCCGCATCGGCCGGCCGGGAGGCCCCGCCCGCAGCCCTGT GCTGGAGCGGCTCCTCTCGCCCGTCGCTCTCCTGCCCGGCGCCAGCCCGGACCCGTGTGCGAAGGAGACGGTGCTGAACGCCATTAAGGAGAGCAGGAAGAGGgcggtggaggaggaggaggaggaggagcaggtgCCGGGAAACGATCCGGACAGCAAGAGAAG GCGCCATGACAGCAGTGGAAGCGGGCAGTCGGCATTTGAGCCCCTGGTCGCCAACGGTGCCCCCGCTTCTCTCATACCCAA GCCTGGCTCTCTGAAGAGAGGCCTTGCTTCACAGTGTGCCGATGACTGCTCAAACAAAAGGTCTCGCACCTCCTCCATGAGCTCCCTCAACAATACATACACTGGTGGAATCCCCAGCTCCCTGCGCAATGCCATCGCCAGCTCCTACAGCTCCAGCCGGGGCCTCACACAG CTGTGGAAGAGGAGTGGTGTGAGCGTGTCCCCGCTGTCCAGCCCCGCATCCTCTCGTCCCCAGACACCAGAGTGGCCTCTCAAGAAAGCCAG GGAGGAGGAGCCACATCGCTCCAACACTTCCACCCCAGTGAAATCAgacaaggagctgcagacagaGAAAG TGGTGGAGACACCTGTGCGGAGGAAGCGCGGTTCCCTGAGCCCACCAGCTGCATCGGGGAGCAGTGGCAAGCGCAAGCGGAAGATCCAGTTGCTGTCGTCGCGCCGCGGGGACCAGCTGGCGCTG CCCCCACCACCTCAGCTGGGCTACTCCATCACGTCGGAGGACCTGGATGCGGAGAAGGCGGCAGCATTGCAGTGGTTCAACAAAGTCTTGGAGGATAAGGCTG ATCCAGTTCCCAGCACCACTGCAGAGACCACACCTGTGTCCAGGCCATTGACATTCATGGTGACCACAGGGACCTCCTCAGCGCCTGTGTCAACAGCTCCTGTCCCAGTTAGCAGCAACTCGCTCCTGGACAGCCTGAAGAagatgcagagcagccaggctgcacctgTGCCAGCAG ACTccactggagctgcagcagcattgcAGCCATCTTCATCAGCATCACAGCTGCCTGCTCCCGCTGTGCCACTGGAGTCAAGTTCTCTACCTGTAACCTCTGCTGACATCAAGCCCGTGCCTGTGCtaagcactgctgctctttccGTCTCCCCTGCCTCGGGGGCACAGCCTGTCAGCAGCGTGGCGCCTTCTGCAACCACAGAGCTGGGCCCGACCCCCAGCAAACCTCCCTCCGTGCTGAAGCCGAACATCCTTTTTGGGGCACCAAGCACCCCTCCTGCCAGCCAgccagcagtgactgcagccGCCGCGGTGCCCACCACAGCCCCCATCTTCAAACCCATCTTTGGTGCTTTGCCAAAAAGTGAGAGCGCAGCACCGGCTACGACAGTCGTCTCTACTGCAGTCACTGTGTCCGTGAGCTCAGCCCCTTCCTCGGCGcctgccaccaccaccatgtTCAAGCCCATCTTTGGCAGCGTGACGGCAGCTTCGTCGCCAGCGAAGGTGTCTCCTTTTGCCTTCAAGCCGTTGTCACAGCCGGCTCCAGCTGCGGAAGTGCCAGCAGCCTCCACGACCACGCTGGCGGGATTCACGGCTCTGCCGAACGCCGTCTTCACCACCGCAGCTACGACTGCCACCACGCTCAACTCCTCCACGGATGCCGGCGTTAAACCAGTGTTCAGCTTTGGACTCAACTCACCTGCTTCCACCAGCACCAGCCTGGCAGTGGCCGCCACCGCAGCCACCAGCACGTCGCAGCCTTTCACGTTTGGTGGCCTgtccagctctgccagcagcatggCACCCACCTTTGCTGCCCCCGTGTTCCAGTTTGGAAAGCCGGCTCCAGCCACTGTCTCTGCCAGCACCAGTGTCGCGGGAGGCCCCGCGTTTGGCCAAGCACCTGCAAATTCAACCGCACCTACCACCACTGCGGGCTTCAGCATATTTGGGGGCGCCACGTTGACGTCTTCTGCCCCAGCCACTGCAGGGCAACCAGCGCTGACGTTTGGCTCCTCCAGTTCAGCCTTTGGCAGTACTTTCAGCACGAGCGTGAAGCCGCTGCCGCCATACTCAGCAAGCCAGCCCACATTTAGTGCTGGCACTGCCGACAGCCAGCTGCCCACTAGCAAGCCTGCCACGGGCCCTGTTGGCTTTGCCCCCCCGTTTAGTTTTGGGGCGCCCACAGCCCAGTCCACCGCTCAGCCCGCGTTTGGCAGCAGCGCCCCGCCGACCTTCggcaccagcagcacccaggcAGCATTTGGGACCACCACGTCCGTGTTCTCCTTCGGGACGGCCACCTCTACCACAGCCAGCTTCGGTTCTGGCACCCAGACCACGAGCAGCAGCGCTGGCAGCGCCGTCTTCGGCACCACACCATCTCCTTTCACCTTCGGGGCAGCTGCCCAGCCGGGCCCCTCTGCCGGTGCCTTTGGGCTCAGCACACCCGCCCTGAGTGGCAGCTCACCCGCGGTGCCCTTCAGCTTTGGGGCTGGGCAGAGCGGAGCGGCTGCAGCTGGGGCCACACCGTTCGGTTCTTCCCTGACACAAAGCACGCTGGGAGCGCCGAGCCAGAGCACGCCGTTCGCCTTCACTGTGCCCAGCACGCCTGATGCCAAGCCTGTGTTTGGAG GAACACCTGCCCCCACCTTTGGGCAGAGCACGCCCGTCCCAGGAGCAGTGggaagtggcagcagcagcctttccttCGGGATGCCCAGCGCTCCTGCCTCAGCCTTCCCAGGAGTCAGCACATCCTTTG GTCCATCATCCGCGACGTTTTCCATCGGGGCGGGATCCAAGACCGGCGCTCGGCAGCGGCTGCAGGCGCGGCGACAGCACACCCGCAAGAAGTAA
- the POM121 gene encoding nuclear envelope pore membrane protein POM 121 isoform X1, protein MAGPGPGSVRWGRRGAALAVLALAALGCLLLRGALLGAAALGAAGAWCAMRPGPAAPRPPAKAAANGGPAAPSGRFLKAAPRRSGSGPRAPPQAPRRRYPLPPPRSAVPGALPAACWDGAVRRSTVWARRACPTRSPVTVRIGRPGGPARSPVLERLLSPVALLPGASPDPCAKETVLNAIKESRKRAVEEEEEEEQVPGNDPDSKRRRHDSSGSGQSAFEPLVANGAPASLIPKPGSLKRGLASQCADDCSNKRSRTSSMSSLNNTYTGGIPSSLRNAIASSYSSSRGLTQLWKRSGVSVSPLSSPASSRPQTPEWPLKKAREEEPHRSNTSTPVKSDKELQTEKAVVETPVRRKRGSLSPPAASGSSGKRKRKIQLLSSRRGDQLALPPPPQLGYSITSEDLDAEKAAALQWFNKVLEDKADPVPSTTAETTPVSRPLTFMVTTGTSSAPVSTAPVPVSSNSLLDSLKKMQSSQAAPVPADSTGAAAALQPSSSASQLPAPAVPLESSSLPVTSADIKPVPVLSTAALSVSPASGAQPVSSVAPSATTELGPTPSKPPSVLKPNILFGAPSTPPASQPAVTAAAAVPTTAPIFKPIFGALPKSESAAPATTVVSTAVTVSVSSAPSSAPATTTMFKPIFGSVTAASSPAKVSPFAFKPLSQPAPAAEVPAASTTTLAGFTALPNAVFTTAATTATTLNSSTDAGVKPVFSFGLNSPASTSTSLAVAATAATSTSQPFTFGGLSSSASSMAPTFAAPVFQFGKPAPATVSASTSVAGGPAFGQAPANSTAPTTTAGFSIFGGATLTSSAPATAGQPALTFGSSSSAFGSTFSTSVKPLPPYSASQPTFSAGTADSQLPTSKPATGPVGFAPPFSFGAPTAQSTAQPAFGSSAPPTFGTSSTQAAFGTTTSVFSFGTATSTTASFGSGTQTTSSSAGSAVFGTTPSPFTFGAAAQPGPSAGAFGLSTPALSGSSPAVPFSFGAGQSGAAAAGATPFGSSLTQSTLGAPSQSTPFAFTVPSTPDAKPVFGGTPAPTFGQSTPVPGAVGSGSSSLSFGMPSAPASAFPGVSTSFGPSSATFSIGAGSKTGARQRLQARRQHTRKK, encoded by the exons ATGGCGGGCCCCGGGCCGGGCTCGGTGCGGtgggggcggcgcggcgcggcgctgGCGGTGCTGGCGCTGGCCgccctgggctgcctgctgctgcgGGGCGCGCTGCTCGGCGCGGCGGCGCTGGGCGCGGCGGGGGCCTGGTGCGCCATgaggcccggcccggccgcgcCGCGCCCGCCCGCCAAAGCCGCCGCTAACGGAGGCCCGGCCGCCCCCTCGGGCCGCTTCCTGAAGGCCGCTCCGCGCCGCTCGGGATCGGGGCCGCG CGCTCCGCCGCAGGCCCCGCGCCGCCGTTACCCGCTGCCGCCGCCCCGGAGCGCCGTGCCGGGCGCGCTGCCCGCCGCCTGCTGGGACGGAGCTGTCCGGAGAAGCACCGTCTGGGCGCGCCGCGCCTGCCCGACCCGCAGCCCCGTTACCGTCCGCATCGGCCGGCCGGGAGGCCCCGCCCGCAGCCCTGT GCTGGAGCGGCTCCTCTCGCCCGTCGCTCTCCTGCCCGGCGCCAGCCCGGACCCGTGTGCGAAGGAGACGGTGCTGAACGCCATTAAGGAGAGCAGGAAGAGGgcggtggaggaggaggaggaggaggagcaggtgCCGGGAAACGATCCGGACAGCAAGAGAAG GCGCCATGACAGCAGTGGAAGCGGGCAGTCGGCATTTGAGCCCCTGGTCGCCAACGGTGCCCCCGCTTCTCTCATACCCAA GCCTGGCTCTCTGAAGAGAGGCCTTGCTTCACAGTGTGCCGATGACTGCTCAAACAAAAGGTCTCGCACCTCCTCCATGAGCTCCCTCAACAATACATACACTGGTGGAATCCCCAGCTCCCTGCGCAATGCCATCGCCAGCTCCTACAGCTCCAGCCGGGGCCTCACACAG CTGTGGAAGAGGAGTGGTGTGAGCGTGTCCCCGCTGTCCAGCCCCGCATCCTCTCGTCCCCAGACACCAGAGTGGCCTCTCAAGAAAGCCAG GGAGGAGGAGCCACATCGCTCCAACACTTCCACCCCAGTGAAATCAgacaaggagctgcagacagaGAAAG CAGTGGTGGAGACACCTGTGCGGAGGAAGCGCGGTTCCCTGAGCCCACCAGCTGCATCGGGGAGCAGTGGCAAGCGCAAGCGGAAGATCCAGTTGCTGTCGTCGCGCCGCGGGGACCAGCTGGCGCTG CCCCCACCACCTCAGCTGGGCTACTCCATCACGTCGGAGGACCTGGATGCGGAGAAGGCGGCAGCATTGCAGTGGTTCAACAAAGTCTTGGAGGATAAGGCTG ATCCAGTTCCCAGCACCACTGCAGAGACCACACCTGTGTCCAGGCCATTGACATTCATGGTGACCACAGGGACCTCCTCAGCGCCTGTGTCAACAGCTCCTGTCCCAGTTAGCAGCAACTCGCTCCTGGACAGCCTGAAGAagatgcagagcagccaggctgcacctgTGCCAGCAG ACTccactggagctgcagcagcattgcAGCCATCTTCATCAGCATCACAGCTGCCTGCTCCCGCTGTGCCACTGGAGTCAAGTTCTCTACCTGTAACCTCTGCTGACATCAAGCCCGTGCCTGTGCtaagcactgctgctctttccGTCTCCCCTGCCTCGGGGGCACAGCCTGTCAGCAGCGTGGCGCCTTCTGCAACCACAGAGCTGGGCCCGACCCCCAGCAAACCTCCCTCCGTGCTGAAGCCGAACATCCTTTTTGGGGCACCAAGCACCCCTCCTGCCAGCCAgccagcagtgactgcagccGCCGCGGTGCCCACCACAGCCCCCATCTTCAAACCCATCTTTGGTGCTTTGCCAAAAAGTGAGAGCGCAGCACCGGCTACGACAGTCGTCTCTACTGCAGTCACTGTGTCCGTGAGCTCAGCCCCTTCCTCGGCGcctgccaccaccaccatgtTCAAGCCCATCTTTGGCAGCGTGACGGCAGCTTCGTCGCCAGCGAAGGTGTCTCCTTTTGCCTTCAAGCCGTTGTCACAGCCGGCTCCAGCTGCGGAAGTGCCAGCAGCCTCCACGACCACGCTGGCGGGATTCACGGCTCTGCCGAACGCCGTCTTCACCACCGCAGCTACGACTGCCACCACGCTCAACTCCTCCACGGATGCCGGCGTTAAACCAGTGTTCAGCTTTGGACTCAACTCACCTGCTTCCACCAGCACCAGCCTGGCAGTGGCCGCCACCGCAGCCACCAGCACGTCGCAGCCTTTCACGTTTGGTGGCCTgtccagctctgccagcagcatggCACCCACCTTTGCTGCCCCCGTGTTCCAGTTTGGAAAGCCGGCTCCAGCCACTGTCTCTGCCAGCACCAGTGTCGCGGGAGGCCCCGCGTTTGGCCAAGCACCTGCAAATTCAACCGCACCTACCACCACTGCGGGCTTCAGCATATTTGGGGGCGCCACGTTGACGTCTTCTGCCCCAGCCACTGCAGGGCAACCAGCGCTGACGTTTGGCTCCTCCAGTTCAGCCTTTGGCAGTACTTTCAGCACGAGCGTGAAGCCGCTGCCGCCATACTCAGCAAGCCAGCCCACATTTAGTGCTGGCACTGCCGACAGCCAGCTGCCCACTAGCAAGCCTGCCACGGGCCCTGTTGGCTTTGCCCCCCCGTTTAGTTTTGGGGCGCCCACAGCCCAGTCCACCGCTCAGCCCGCGTTTGGCAGCAGCGCCCCGCCGACCTTCggcaccagcagcacccaggcAGCATTTGGGACCACCACGTCCGTGTTCTCCTTCGGGACGGCCACCTCTACCACAGCCAGCTTCGGTTCTGGCACCCAGACCACGAGCAGCAGCGCTGGCAGCGCCGTCTTCGGCACCACACCATCTCCTTTCACCTTCGGGGCAGCTGCCCAGCCGGGCCCCTCTGCCGGTGCCTTTGGGCTCAGCACACCCGCCCTGAGTGGCAGCTCACCCGCGGTGCCCTTCAGCTTTGGGGCTGGGCAGAGCGGAGCGGCTGCAGCTGGGGCCACACCGTTCGGTTCTTCCCTGACACAAAGCACGCTGGGAGCGCCGAGCCAGAGCACGCCGTTCGCCTTCACTGTGCCCAGCACGCCTGATGCCAAGCCTGTGTTTGGAG GAACACCTGCCCCCACCTTTGGGCAGAGCACGCCCGTCCCAGGAGCAGTGggaagtggcagcagcagcctttccttCGGGATGCCCAGCGCTCCTGCCTCAGCCTTCCCAGGAGTCAGCACATCCTTTG GTCCATCATCCGCGACGTTTTCCATCGGGGCGGGATCCAAGACCGGCGCTCGGCAGCGGCTGCAGGCGCGGCGACAGCACACCCGCAAGAAGTAA